The Hemicordylus capensis ecotype Gifberg chromosome 6, rHemCap1.1.pri, whole genome shotgun sequence genome window below encodes:
- the LOC128328958 gene encoding uncharacterized protein LOC128328958, whose amino-acid sequence MSTPAQEGESSRGPSASARRQGEIPRARDPPGGFASRPGVDAARRGLKVRNALTALAIGAVVVGIYGYTFYSVSQERFLDELELEAKVLQNKAAKTPAD is encoded by the exons ATGTCGACGCCCGCGCAGGAAGGAGAGTCCTCTCGTGGTCCGTCTGCCAGCGCCAGGCGGCAGGGGGAGATACCCCGCGCCAGGGATCCCCCTGGAGGGTTCGCTTCCAGGCCTGGCGTGGATGCGGCTCGGCGCGGCCTGAAGGTTCGCAACGCGCTCACGGCCCTGGCCATCGGAGCCGTGGTCGTGGGGATCT ATGGCTACACCTTTTATTCTGTCTCCCAAGAACGCTTTCTGGATGAGTTGGAACTGGAGGCCAAAGTCCTGCAGAACAAAGCAGCAAAAACCCCAGCAGACTGA
- the CNTD1 gene encoding cyclin N-terminal domain-containing protein 1 isoform X1: MGSPAKVANRYQSSEPVFGAVAAEAIQDALLHMAKENEHYLSKISAEAGCFKETQIVEFVFLVSEKWNLTESARYQAIEIFERFMLTLAEELSDSTGGKDEDINWVSVKQQIEGTYVLRLVSCIQLASKLSFHYSIVNNNMVLKFLQSLGFSYTTEELLESELVILKALHFQINVPAPFAYVEMILEVLGYNGYLLPTKQLHKMCRHLLSLTYLLRSSIYDTLLKASIENPSPSELQLAKFVSVKEDLMLLAVGVIGASSFLLNPEGWNQVMENLGDTTGISLRSIVEAVHAILKHSIGTAVDY; encoded by the exons ATGGGTTCACCTGCAAAGGTGGCAAACAGGTACCAATCTTCAGAGCCTGTCTTTGGAGCAGTGGCTGCTGAAGCTATCCAAGATGCTTTGCTTCATATGGCCAAGGAGAATGAGCACTATTTGAGCAAGATATCTGCAGAGGCAGGCTGTTTCAAGGAGACACAGATTGTGG AATTTGTGTTTCTTGTGTCTGAAAAATGGAATCTGACTGAATCTGCCAGATACCAAGCAATAGAAATATTCGAAAG GTTCATGCTCACACTTGCTGAAGAGTTATCTGATTCCACTGGAGGAAAGGATGAAGACATCAATTGGGTCTCAGTAAAACAGCAAATTGAAGGCACATATGTGCTGCGACTGGTCTCTTGCATCCAGCTTGCCAGCAAGCTCTCCTTCCACTACAGT ATAGTTAATAACAACATGGTTCTGAAGTTTCTGCAGTCTTTGGGTTTCTCTTATACCACAGAGGAACTTCTGGAATCAGAATTGGTTATTTTGAAGGCTCTGCATTTCCAGATAAATGTTCCAGCCCCTTTTGCTTATGTTGAGATGATCCTGGAGGTTTTAG GATACAATGGCTACTTGCTTCCCACAAAACAACTGCACAAAATGTGCAGACATCTGCTGAGTTTAACTTATCTGTTGAGGAGCAGCATCTACGACACCTTGCTGAAGGCCTCAATTGAAAATCCATCTCCAAGTGAGCTGCAGCT AGCCAAGTTTGTGTCAGTGAAGGAAGATCTCATGCTACTGGCTGTGGGAGTCATTGGTGCAAGCTCTTTCCTGCTCAACCCTGAGGGCTGGAATCAG GTTATGGAAAACCTTGGTGACACCACAGGCATCAGTCTGCGGAGCATTGTTGAGGCAGTCCACGCAATCCTGAAGCACAGCATTGGTACTGCTGTAGATTACTGA
- the CNTD1 gene encoding cyclin N-terminal domain-containing protein 1 isoform X2 has protein sequence MGSPAKVANRYQSSEPVFGAVAAEAIQDALLHMAKENEHYLSKISAEAGCFKETQIVEFVFLVSEKWNLTESARYQAIEIFERFMLTLAEELSDSTGGKDEDINWVSVKQQIEGTYVLRLVSCIQLASKLSFHYSIVNNNMVLKFLQSLGFSYTTEELLESELVILKALHFQINVPAPFAYVEMILEVLGYNGYLLPTKQLHKMCRHLLSLTYLLRSSIYDTLLKASIENPSPSELQLLWKTLVTPQASVCGALLRQSTQS, from the exons ATGGGTTCACCTGCAAAGGTGGCAAACAGGTACCAATCTTCAGAGCCTGTCTTTGGAGCAGTGGCTGCTGAAGCTATCCAAGATGCTTTGCTTCATATGGCCAAGGAGAATGAGCACTATTTGAGCAAGATATCTGCAGAGGCAGGCTGTTTCAAGGAGACACAGATTGTGG AATTTGTGTTTCTTGTGTCTGAAAAATGGAATCTGACTGAATCTGCCAGATACCAAGCAATAGAAATATTCGAAAG GTTCATGCTCACACTTGCTGAAGAGTTATCTGATTCCACTGGAGGAAAGGATGAAGACATCAATTGGGTCTCAGTAAAACAGCAAATTGAAGGCACATATGTGCTGCGACTGGTCTCTTGCATCCAGCTTGCCAGCAAGCTCTCCTTCCACTACAGT ATAGTTAATAACAACATGGTTCTGAAGTTTCTGCAGTCTTTGGGTTTCTCTTATACCACAGAGGAACTTCTGGAATCAGAATTGGTTATTTTGAAGGCTCTGCATTTCCAGATAAATGTTCCAGCCCCTTTTGCTTATGTTGAGATGATCCTGGAGGTTTTAG GATACAATGGCTACTTGCTTCCCACAAAACAACTGCACAAAATGTGCAGACATCTGCTGAGTTTAACTTATCTGTTGAGGAGCAGCATCTACGACACCTTGCTGAAGGCCTCAATTGAAAATCCATCTCCAAGTGAGCTGCAGCT GTTATGGAAAACCTTGGTGACACCACAGGCATCAGTCTGCGGAGCATTGTTGAGGCAGTCCACGCAATCCTGA
- the BECN1 gene encoding beclin-1 isoform X2 yields the protein MDGSKSPACTMHVSFVCQRCSQPLKLDTSFKVLDKVTIQELTAPLLTTAPVKPGDAQEEETTLTEEVFVENRQDGVSRRFIPTARMMSTESANSFTLIGEASDGGTMENLSRRLKVTGDLFDIMSGQTDVDHPLCEECTDTLLDQLDTQLNITENECQNYKRCLEILEQMNEDDKEKLQLELKEFALEEERLIEMLEDVEQKRKAMANDVEKVRAEAERLDQEEVEYQKEYSEFKRQQLELDDELKSVDNQMRYAQMQLDKLKKTNVFNATFHIWHSGQFGTINNFRLGRLPSVPVEWNEINAAWGQTVLLLHALANKMGLTFQRYRLIPYGNHSYLESLTDKSKELPLYCSGGLRFFWDNKFDHAMVAFLDCVQQFKEEVEKGETRFCLPYRMDVEKGKIEDTGGSGGSYSIKTQFNSEEQWTKALKFMLTNLKWGLAWVSSQFYNK from the exons ATGGATGGGTCAAAATCTCCTGCCTGCACCATGCACGTCAGCTTTGTTTGCCAGCGCTGCAGTCAGCCCCTTAAACTGGATACATCCTTCAAGGTCCTTGACAAAGTCACCATCCAAGAGCTGACAG CTCCACTCCTTACTACTGCTCCAGTAAAACCAGGGGATGCACAGGAAGAAGAGACCACTTTGACAGAG GAAGTGTTTGTTGAAAACCGCCAGGATGGCGTGTCCCGAAGATTCATCCCCACAGCCAG GATGATGTCAACAGAAAGTGCCAACAGCTTCACTCTGATTGGAGAGGCCTCTGATGGAGGCACCATGGAAAACCTCAGCAGAAGACTCAAG GTTACAGGTGACCTGTTTGACATCATGTCTGGCCAGACAGATGTGGACCATCCTCTGTGTGAAGAATGCACTGATACACTCTTGGATCAGTTGGACACACAGCTTAATATCACAGAGAATGAATGTCAGAACTACAA GAGATGCCTGGAAATCCTTGAGCAGATGAACGAGGATGATAAGGAGAAGCTGCAGCTGGAGCTGAAGGAATTTGCTCTTGAGGAGGAGAGGCTGATTGAGATGCTGGAGGATGTGGAGCAGAAACGCAAGGCAATGGCCAACGACGTTGAGAAGGTCAGGGCTGAGGCAGAGCGGCTGGATCAAGAGGAAGTGGA GTACCAGAAAGAATACAGCGAGTTCAAGCGGCAACAACTGGAACTGGATGATGAGCTGAAAAGTGTTGATAATCAAATGCGTTATGCCCAGATGCAGCTGGACAAGCTAAAGAAAACAAACGTGTTTAATGCCACCTTCCATATCTG GCATAGTGGACAGTTTGGCACAATAAACAACTTTCGTCTGGGCCGCCTCCCCAGTGTCCCTGTGGAATGGAACGAGATCAATGCAGCGTGGGGGCAGACGGTGCTGCTTCTCCATGCCCTTGCCAACAAAATGGGTCTGACCTTTCAAAG GTACCGTCTCATCCCAtatggaaaccattcttatttaGAGTCCCTTACAGACAAATCCAAG GAGCTGCCCCTTTACTGTTCAGGAGGCTTGCGGTTTTTCTGGGACAACAAGTTTGACCATGCCATGGTGGCATTCCTGGATTGTGTGCAGCAGTTCAAAGAGGAAGTGGAAAAGGGCGAGACACGCTTCTGTTTGCCTTACAG AATGGATGTGGAGAAGGGCAAGATTGAAGACACAGGTGGAAGCGGTGGGTCCTACTCCATTAAGACACAGTTTAACTCGGAGGAGCAGTGGACAAAAGCACTGAAGTTCATGCTGACAAACCTGAAGTGGGGTCTAGCTTGGGTCTCTTCCCAGTTCTATAATAAATGA
- the BECN1 gene encoding beclin-1 isoform X1 produces the protein MEAELRPSPCMDGSKSPACTMHVSFVCQRCSQPLKLDTSFKVLDKVTIQELTAPLLTTAPVKPGDAQEEETTLTEEVFVENRQDGVSRRFIPTARMMSTESANSFTLIGEASDGGTMENLSRRLKVTGDLFDIMSGQTDVDHPLCEECTDTLLDQLDTQLNITENECQNYKRCLEILEQMNEDDKEKLQLELKEFALEEERLIEMLEDVEQKRKAMANDVEKVRAEAERLDQEEVEYQKEYSEFKRQQLELDDELKSVDNQMRYAQMQLDKLKKTNVFNATFHIWHSGQFGTINNFRLGRLPSVPVEWNEINAAWGQTVLLLHALANKMGLTFQRYRLIPYGNHSYLESLTDKSKELPLYCSGGLRFFWDNKFDHAMVAFLDCVQQFKEEVEKGETRFCLPYRMDVEKGKIEDTGGSGGSYSIKTQFNSEEQWTKALKFMLTNLKWGLAWVSSQFYNK, from the exons GTATGGATGGGTCAAAATCTCCTGCCTGCACCATGCACGTCAGCTTTGTTTGCCAGCGCTGCAGTCAGCCCCTTAAACTGGATACATCCTTCAAGGTCCTTGACAAAGTCACCATCCAAGAGCTGACAG CTCCACTCCTTACTACTGCTCCAGTAAAACCAGGGGATGCACAGGAAGAAGAGACCACTTTGACAGAG GAAGTGTTTGTTGAAAACCGCCAGGATGGCGTGTCCCGAAGATTCATCCCCACAGCCAG GATGATGTCAACAGAAAGTGCCAACAGCTTCACTCTGATTGGAGAGGCCTCTGATGGAGGCACCATGGAAAACCTCAGCAGAAGACTCAAG GTTACAGGTGACCTGTTTGACATCATGTCTGGCCAGACAGATGTGGACCATCCTCTGTGTGAAGAATGCACTGATACACTCTTGGATCAGTTGGACACACAGCTTAATATCACAGAGAATGAATGTCAGAACTACAA GAGATGCCTGGAAATCCTTGAGCAGATGAACGAGGATGATAAGGAGAAGCTGCAGCTGGAGCTGAAGGAATTTGCTCTTGAGGAGGAGAGGCTGATTGAGATGCTGGAGGATGTGGAGCAGAAACGCAAGGCAATGGCCAACGACGTTGAGAAGGTCAGGGCTGAGGCAGAGCGGCTGGATCAAGAGGAAGTGGA GTACCAGAAAGAATACAGCGAGTTCAAGCGGCAACAACTGGAACTGGATGATGAGCTGAAAAGTGTTGATAATCAAATGCGTTATGCCCAGATGCAGCTGGACAAGCTAAAGAAAACAAACGTGTTTAATGCCACCTTCCATATCTG GCATAGTGGACAGTTTGGCACAATAAACAACTTTCGTCTGGGCCGCCTCCCCAGTGTCCCTGTGGAATGGAACGAGATCAATGCAGCGTGGGGGCAGACGGTGCTGCTTCTCCATGCCCTTGCCAACAAAATGGGTCTGACCTTTCAAAG GTACCGTCTCATCCCAtatggaaaccattcttatttaGAGTCCCTTACAGACAAATCCAAG GAGCTGCCCCTTTACTGTTCAGGAGGCTTGCGGTTTTTCTGGGACAACAAGTTTGACCATGCCATGGTGGCATTCCTGGATTGTGTGCAGCAGTTCAAAGAGGAAGTGGAAAAGGGCGAGACACGCTTCTGTTTGCCTTACAG AATGGATGTGGAGAAGGGCAAGATTGAAGACACAGGTGGAAGCGGTGGGTCCTACTCCATTAAGACACAGTTTAACTCGGAGGAGCAGTGGACAAAAGCACTGAAGTTCATGCTGACAAACCTGAAGTGGGGTCTAGCTTGGGTCTCTTCCCAGTTCTATAATAAATGA
- the BECN1 gene encoding beclin-1 isoform X4: MDGSKSPACTMHVSFVCQRCSQPLKLDTSFKVLDKVTIQELTAPLLTTAPVKPGDAQEEETTLTEEVFVENRQDGVSRRFIPTARMMSTESANSFTLIGEASDGGTMENLSRRLKVTGDLFDIMSGQTDVDHPLCEECTDTLLDQLDTQLNITENECQNYKRCLEILEQMNEDDKEKLQLELKEFALEEERLIEMLEDVEQKRKAMANDVEKVRAEAERLDQEEVEHSGQFGTINNFRLGRLPSVPVEWNEINAAWGQTVLLLHALANKMGLTFQRYRLIPYGNHSYLESLTDKSKELPLYCSGGLRFFWDNKFDHAMVAFLDCVQQFKEEVEKGETRFCLPYRMDVEKGKIEDTGGSGGSYSIKTQFNSEEQWTKALKFMLTNLKWGLAWVSSQFYNK; this comes from the exons ATGGATGGGTCAAAATCTCCTGCCTGCACCATGCACGTCAGCTTTGTTTGCCAGCGCTGCAGTCAGCCCCTTAAACTGGATACATCCTTCAAGGTCCTTGACAAAGTCACCATCCAAGAGCTGACAG CTCCACTCCTTACTACTGCTCCAGTAAAACCAGGGGATGCACAGGAAGAAGAGACCACTTTGACAGAG GAAGTGTTTGTTGAAAACCGCCAGGATGGCGTGTCCCGAAGATTCATCCCCACAGCCAG GATGATGTCAACAGAAAGTGCCAACAGCTTCACTCTGATTGGAGAGGCCTCTGATGGAGGCACCATGGAAAACCTCAGCAGAAGACTCAAG GTTACAGGTGACCTGTTTGACATCATGTCTGGCCAGACAGATGTGGACCATCCTCTGTGTGAAGAATGCACTGATACACTCTTGGATCAGTTGGACACACAGCTTAATATCACAGAGAATGAATGTCAGAACTACAA GAGATGCCTGGAAATCCTTGAGCAGATGAACGAGGATGATAAGGAGAAGCTGCAGCTGGAGCTGAAGGAATTTGCTCTTGAGGAGGAGAGGCTGATTGAGATGCTGGAGGATGTGGAGCAGAAACGCAAGGCAATGGCCAACGACGTTGAGAAGGTCAGGGCTGAGGCAGAGCGGCTGGATCAAGAGGAAGTGGA GCATAGTGGACAGTTTGGCACAATAAACAACTTTCGTCTGGGCCGCCTCCCCAGTGTCCCTGTGGAATGGAACGAGATCAATGCAGCGTGGGGGCAGACGGTGCTGCTTCTCCATGCCCTTGCCAACAAAATGGGTCTGACCTTTCAAAG GTACCGTCTCATCCCAtatggaaaccattcttatttaGAGTCCCTTACAGACAAATCCAAG GAGCTGCCCCTTTACTGTTCAGGAGGCTTGCGGTTTTTCTGGGACAACAAGTTTGACCATGCCATGGTGGCATTCCTGGATTGTGTGCAGCAGTTCAAAGAGGAAGTGGAAAAGGGCGAGACACGCTTCTGTTTGCCTTACAG AATGGATGTGGAGAAGGGCAAGATTGAAGACACAGGTGGAAGCGGTGGGTCCTACTCCATTAAGACACAGTTTAACTCGGAGGAGCAGTGGACAAAAGCACTGAAGTTCATGCTGACAAACCTGAAGTGGGGTCTAGCTTGGGTCTCTTCCCAGTTCTATAATAAATGA
- the BECN1 gene encoding beclin-1 isoform X3 yields MDGSKSPACTMHVSFVCQRCSQPLKLDTSFKVLDKVTIQELTAPLLTTAPVKPGDAQEEETTLTEEVFVENRQDGVSRRFIPTARMMSTESANSFTLIGEASDGGTMENLSRRLKVTGDLFDIMSGQTDVDHPLCEECTDTLLDQLDTQLNITENECQNYKRCLEILEQMNEDDKEKLQLELKEFALEEERLIEMLEDVEQKRKAMANDVEKVRAEAERLDQEEVEYQKEYSEFKRQQLELDDELKSVDNQMRYAQMQLDKLKKTNVFNATFHIWHSGQFGTINNFRLGRLPSVPVEWNEINAAWGQTVLLLHALANKMGLTFQRYRLIPYGNHSYLESLTDKSKEACGFSGTTSLTMPWWHSWIVCSSSKRKWKRARHASVCLTEWMWRRARLKTQVEAVGPTPLRHSLTRRSSGQKH; encoded by the exons ATGGATGGGTCAAAATCTCCTGCCTGCACCATGCACGTCAGCTTTGTTTGCCAGCGCTGCAGTCAGCCCCTTAAACTGGATACATCCTTCAAGGTCCTTGACAAAGTCACCATCCAAGAGCTGACAG CTCCACTCCTTACTACTGCTCCAGTAAAACCAGGGGATGCACAGGAAGAAGAGACCACTTTGACAGAG GAAGTGTTTGTTGAAAACCGCCAGGATGGCGTGTCCCGAAGATTCATCCCCACAGCCAG GATGATGTCAACAGAAAGTGCCAACAGCTTCACTCTGATTGGAGAGGCCTCTGATGGAGGCACCATGGAAAACCTCAGCAGAAGACTCAAG GTTACAGGTGACCTGTTTGACATCATGTCTGGCCAGACAGATGTGGACCATCCTCTGTGTGAAGAATGCACTGATACACTCTTGGATCAGTTGGACACACAGCTTAATATCACAGAGAATGAATGTCAGAACTACAA GAGATGCCTGGAAATCCTTGAGCAGATGAACGAGGATGATAAGGAGAAGCTGCAGCTGGAGCTGAAGGAATTTGCTCTTGAGGAGGAGAGGCTGATTGAGATGCTGGAGGATGTGGAGCAGAAACGCAAGGCAATGGCCAACGACGTTGAGAAGGTCAGGGCTGAGGCAGAGCGGCTGGATCAAGAGGAAGTGGA GTACCAGAAAGAATACAGCGAGTTCAAGCGGCAACAACTGGAACTGGATGATGAGCTGAAAAGTGTTGATAATCAAATGCGTTATGCCCAGATGCAGCTGGACAAGCTAAAGAAAACAAACGTGTTTAATGCCACCTTCCATATCTG GCATAGTGGACAGTTTGGCACAATAAACAACTTTCGTCTGGGCCGCCTCCCCAGTGTCCCTGTGGAATGGAACGAGATCAATGCAGCGTGGGGGCAGACGGTGCTGCTTCTCCATGCCCTTGCCAACAAAATGGGTCTGACCTTTCAAAG GTACCGTCTCATCCCAtatggaaaccattcttatttaGAGTCCCTTACAGACAAATCCAAG GAGGCTTGCGGTTTTTCTGGGACAACAAGTTTGACCATGCCATGGTGGCATTCCTGGATTGTGTGCAGCAGTTCAAAGAGGAAGTGGAAAAGGGCGAGACACGCTTCTGTTTGCCTTACAG AATGGATGTGGAGAAGGGCAAGATTGAAGACACAGGTGGAAGCGGTGGGTCCTACTCCATTAAGACACAGTTTAACTCGGAGGAGCAGTGGACAAAAGCACTGA